The nucleotide sequence GGGCCGGGCCGCTCGTCTTCCGCGCCGCCCGGATGGGCCTGCGTGAATTCTTCACGGCGATCGTCAATGCCCCCTCCCGGCCGCGGCCGGGAGGGGGCATCTCCTCGTGCTCTTGCTGACCCCGGTCTGGGGCACACATCTACTCGATGCCGCTTACGGCTCCGGGTCCAGCGGAATCTGAAGGGTCACGAGTGCGCCTGCGCGCCTGACGACGACCGGGTAGGTGGCGCCCGACCTCTTACCGCTGAGGACCGCATCGAGGTCGTTGACGGTGGGGGTGGGGATTCCCGCGACTTCGGTGATGACATCACCGGGCAGAAGTCCTGCGGCTTCGGTGCTGCTGCCCGGGTCGACGGCGAGCACTCGTACGCCTCCGCCCGCAGGGCTGGTGTTCTTGAGGTTGCCCGCGATGATGCCCTGGATGCCGGGGGCGATGTACACGGTGAGCGGCTGGGTCACCCCGTTCAGGGTGAAGCTCCCGGTGAACGTCCCCCCGGCCAGAGGAGCATCGCTGTCTGCGACGACGTGGACGGTGAAGGGCCGGATGAAGTCCCAAGTGCTGGCCGAGCCCTGCGCGGTGGCGGACCTGCCGTCCCCGGCGATCTGCACCGGGCACGACATCCCTGTGCATCGCAGATCCAGTCCGACAATGCGAGTGTGCGGCGGTGCCTGGATGCTGATGGAGCTGGGCTGGTGGTACCGCTGCCCGTCCGGCGGATAGTCGACAGTCTTCGCCGGCCCGCCTGCGTCCAGGCTGGGGACGTTCTGCTGAGGGGGCAGGGAACGCACCTGAGAGGAGGCGGACGCCGCTGCCGACGCGGAAAACGCAGTGGCGGGTACAGCCGCTCCGGCTGCGAGCAGAGCGGTGCCCAGGGCGAGAACGCCCCAGGCCCGGCCAAACTTACCGATCATCGGGACCCTTCCTGATCGTAGAGCCCCAAATGTCCCAGTCGAGGCCAGAGCTCAGCTCGAATTTGGGTGGTGTACGGCCTGCTTCACCGCGGCCGGCCTGGATCGCTTCGGCGGCACGCCAGCGAATCCACTGGGCGGTGTGCTCTTCGCCGTCGAGGCCACGGAGCTTGGCGTGCTCGGCGTCGGCCGCTTTCTGCGGTTGACGCGTCTGCCGGAGATCTCCACGGGCGGATCATCGGCCGGTCACCACGCGCCCCTTCGTTTGACCTGCGGGCCGGGCCCGATGACGTGAGGACGGCTCCCGCGAGGGCCCCTCAGCCCAAGGTCTTCGACTCCCAACCCGAGGCCCGGCAGCCAGCTCGGCAGCGGAAGCTCAGCGAGCATCACGGCGAAGAGCGGAGAGTCCGGGAAGGGCTGGCGCTCCCCCACCTTCCGGAAGCCCCAGGACTCGTACAGGGCCTGCACCCGGGGATGTTCGGTGTCCACGAGCAGGACCGCAAGGACCTCGTCCCGCCCTGCCATCAGCGTGCGGGTCAGCCG is from Streptomyces hygroscopicus and encodes:
- a CDS encoding PDZ/DHR/GLGF domain protein, with product MIGKFGRAWGVLALGTALLAAGAAVPATAFSASAAASASSQVRSLPPQQNVPSLDAGGPAKTVDYPPDGQRYHQPSSISIQAPPHTRIVGLDLRCTGMSCPVQIAGDGRSATAQGSASTWDFIRPFTVHVVADSDAPLAGGTFTGSFTLNGVTQPLTVYIAPGIQGIIAGNLKNTSPAGGGVRVLAVDPGSSTEAAGLLPGDVITEVAGIPTPTVNDLDAVLSGKRSGATYPVVVRRAGALVTLQIPLDPEP